The following coding sequences lie in one Tichowtungia aerotolerans genomic window:
- a CDS encoding YiiX/YebB-like N1pC/P60 family cysteine hydrolase, with protein MLKNKRLLLVSLLFVVLAGAVLGLKVLYPHHRLIALLLWLISWIPLVRSYRANQRLVRTGKVILKRKGRPWVPHLVVGLLLLTGFYVAWVLVPVETSPLVAMSSGELQREIADDLSTYCMLRETADDLTSEFEQNGLLRRDVETLSDAERLAIRSLWRDGVMAFLEADMIKEKYRGFMQVDYKVRPALHADAFFIAYGAYICQYDACLRFCELVGDNEFMQTLLNEPGDGIPSDSFFVMKQRLTHPEVILRLNAGTAYYELIKKDLTVSPELISDFEMRRSRLFKRLGKKPDLFIDNPLDVLERNAFKAWLPVQKNVAVQMSYIRTARREYFITPEILAQYRDRLLPGDILVERRNWHMTNIGIPGFWPHTALFVGTLEEIDAAFGQLGFQASEKIKQLYPEVYAALSSKDENGFPLTVIESIRPGVIFQSLEKSARCDYLGVVRPDLSQHEKFNALLAAFSNYQKPYDLNFDFTTDNELVCSELVYKAYQSAGPLPLTPEIINGRLLLPPNEMVRQIADHLREAFSFVLFLDASEKENRIIEGTQQSFAESWARPKWDVLQK; from the coding sequence CCATCGCCTGATCGCACTCCTGCTGTGGCTGATCAGCTGGATTCCGCTGGTCCGTTCATACCGTGCCAACCAGCGGCTGGTTCGCACCGGCAAAGTTATTCTGAAGCGAAAAGGAAGGCCGTGGGTGCCGCATCTGGTCGTCGGCCTTCTGCTGCTGACGGGGTTTTATGTCGCATGGGTGCTGGTTCCCGTGGAAACCAGTCCGCTGGTTGCGATGAGCTCCGGAGAACTGCAGCGCGAAATTGCCGACGATCTTTCCACGTACTGCATGCTGCGCGAAACCGCCGATGACCTGACTTCGGAGTTTGAACAGAACGGACTGCTCCGTCGTGATGTGGAAACGCTGAGCGATGCCGAACGTCTCGCAATCCGCAGCCTGTGGCGCGACGGCGTAATGGCGTTTCTCGAAGCCGACATGATTAAAGAAAAATACCGCGGTTTTATGCAGGTCGACTACAAAGTCCGGCCCGCGCTGCACGCGGATGCTTTCTTCATCGCCTATGGAGCCTACATCTGTCAGTACGATGCCTGCCTCAGATTCTGCGAACTGGTCGGCGACAATGAATTTATGCAGACCCTGCTCAACGAGCCGGGCGACGGCATTCCGTCCGACAGCTTTTTTGTGATGAAACAGCGGCTCACACACCCGGAGGTGATCCTGCGCCTCAACGCCGGCACTGCGTACTACGAGCTGATCAAAAAAGACCTCACGGTTTCGCCGGAACTGATCAGTGACTTCGAAATGCGCCGGTCCCGGCTCTTCAAACGCCTCGGGAAGAAACCGGATCTGTTTATCGACAACCCGCTCGATGTGCTCGAACGCAACGCCTTCAAAGCATGGCTTCCGGTTCAGAAGAACGTCGCGGTGCAGATGAGTTATATCCGCACCGCCAGGCGTGAGTATTTCATCACGCCCGAAATCCTTGCGCAGTACCGCGATCGCCTGCTGCCCGGCGACATCCTTGTCGAGCGCCGCAACTGGCACATGACCAACATCGGCATTCCCGGCTTCTGGCCGCACACGGCACTGTTTGTCGGTACGCTCGAAGAAATCGATGCGGCATTTGGTCAGCTCGGTTTCCAGGCTTCGGAAAAAATCAAACAGCTTTATCCCGAGGTATACGCCGCTCTGAGCAGTAAAGACGAGAATGGCTTTCCGCTGACCGTTATTGAATCAATCCGGCCGGGCGTGATTTTCCAATCCCTGGAAAAAAGCGCCCGGTGCGATTACCTCGGCGTCGTTCGTCCCGACCTGTCGCAGCACGAAAAATTCAACGCGTTGCTCGCCGCCTTTTCAAACTACCAGAAGCCGTATGACCTCAATTTCGACTTCACGACCGATAACGAACTCGTTTGCTCCGAGCTGGTGTATAAAGCCTATCAGTCCGCCGGGCCGCTTCCGCTGACGCCGGAAATCATTAACGGTCGTCTGCTGCTGCCACCCAACGAAATGGTCCGGCAGATCGCGGATCACCTGCGCGAAGCCTTCTCTTTCGTTCTCTTTCTCGACGCCAGCGAAAAAGAGAACCGCATTATCGAAGGGACGCAGCAAAGCTTCGCCGAAAGCTGGGCCCGCCCCAAATGGGATGTGCTCCAGAAATAG
- a CDS encoding LamG-like jellyroll fold domain-containing protein produces the protein MMMCVQKSIWAAAMLSGAGVLAEPLLVSHFDSVTDADYSVGNYVTVQAGAIQWPLVTSIDPKFGDGCLDLTGGTALQYHLRDNFNLGKGTIELWVNPQAADAGSDNYLFSIIKNGANRIYLRRSVSQDGSQQQLYLYLAVNGISKTLVSGYQDVSRFLSVGSWHHIAMTWDLTKAAGADEVSLYADGENLVADRTLTFGEEWGEEPSRLSIGCYSAVAKSYASAYIDELRISDDIVYEGSSYAVPSSPFEVPGN, from the coding sequence ATGATGATGTGCGTACAGAAGAGTATATGGGCGGCAGCCATGTTAAGCGGAGCCGGAGTGTTGGCAGAGCCGTTGCTGGTATCGCATTTCGATTCCGTTACGGATGCTGACTATTCGGTTGGTAATTATGTGACTGTACAGGCCGGAGCCATACAGTGGCCGCTGGTTACGTCCATAGATCCAAAATTCGGTGATGGCTGTCTGGATCTTACCGGTGGCACAGCACTGCAATATCATCTCAGGGATAATTTTAATCTCGGGAAGGGGACAATTGAACTCTGGGTTAATCCGCAAGCTGCTGATGCGGGCTCGGATAACTATCTGTTTTCAATTATTAAAAACGGTGCCAACCGGATTTATCTGCGCCGGTCTGTCAGCCAGGATGGTTCGCAGCAGCAGCTTTACCTTTATTTGGCAGTAAATGGGATCTCAAAAACACTGGTTAGTGGCTATCAGGATGTTTCCAGGTTTCTTTCGGTTGGATCGTGGCACCATATCGCAATGACCTGGGATTTAACAAAGGCGGCTGGTGCGGATGAGGTGTCATTATATGCGGACGGAGAAAATCTTGTTGCCGATCGTACTTTGACTTTTGGAGAAGAGTGGGGGGAAGAGCCGTCCAGATTGTCGATTGGATGTTATTCTGCTGTCGCAAAAAGTTACGCGAGCGCATACATTGATGAATTGCGGATATCGGACGATATTGTATACGAGGGATCATCGTATGCTGTTCCGTCTTCTCCGTTTGAAGTTCCAGGAAACTGA
- a CDS encoding sodium:solute symporter family transporter, whose amino-acid sequence MTLGIGAYFSRKNTDTDEYFLGGRSFPGWALGLSLVGTCMSSVTFLSHPADAFKTSMIRLTILLAFPFVSMFAVFVLLPFFRRGTISSAYGYLAQRFGRSVSCYAAAIFFLLQVIRVSTILYLISILIHSVTGLDFIICLLAAGGVTAFYTVSGGFDAVIWTDVIQTITLITGSIIIIGLIAYKSDGLMPLIQAAAEHGKLSFVRDLNPVTGELESMKSGFSLTDKTFVMLLILGVVQFLGGQFDQTSIQRWCSAKSPAEAKKAIYFLAFAAVPIWASFMFAGTMLWAFFYFNPDPAVTEMLSGVRKAEEIIPYFVMNYVPAGLAGLIVAGALAAAMSSLSSSINAASMVWVEDIYKPYLVKSRDDRHYLKVGFASAGIVSLLMVGGAYWFYKADANTLNDLATIISSICAGGMLGIFLVGVLTRCGDHRAVWLALAVNAVVTLYILLDNKGIVPDRFSLSINLYYTALVGNLLTFSAAMLAGVFFKSNVKDFTNLTVWDQEKKPLV is encoded by the coding sequence GTGACGCTTGGTATTGGGGCGTATTTTTCCCGGAAAAATACAGACACAGATGAGTATTTTCTCGGAGGACGTTCTTTTCCAGGATGGGCTTTGGGGTTGAGTTTAGTGGGAACTTGTATGAGTTCCGTCACATTCCTTTCGCATCCGGCGGATGCATTTAAGACATCCATGATTCGTCTAACTATTCTGCTGGCATTTCCCTTTGTGTCAATGTTCGCGGTGTTTGTGCTTCTTCCTTTTTTTCGTCGGGGAACGATCAGTTCCGCATACGGCTATCTTGCCCAGCGTTTCGGTCGGTCTGTGTCGTGCTACGCTGCAGCGATTTTTTTTCTTCTGCAGGTGATCCGTGTCAGCACGATTCTTTACCTGATCTCGATCCTGATCCATTCCGTTACGGGGCTTGATTTCATAATTTGTCTGTTGGCGGCCGGCGGAGTCACGGCGTTTTATACTGTAAGCGGCGGTTTTGATGCGGTGATCTGGACAGATGTGATTCAGACGATCACCCTGATTACCGGTTCGATTATTATTATTGGACTGATTGCTTATAAATCCGACGGCCTCATGCCGCTGATTCAGGCGGCTGCTGAGCATGGAAAGCTGTCGTTTGTGAGGGATCTGAATCCGGTCACTGGTGAGTTGGAGTCGATGAAGAGCGGTTTTTCGCTGACGGATAAAACCTTTGTCATGTTGCTGATTCTGGGGGTTGTTCAGTTCTTGGGCGGGCAGTTTGACCAGACCAGTATTCAGCGCTGGTGTTCTGCGAAATCTCCGGCCGAAGCTAAAAAAGCCATTTATTTCCTGGCATTCGCTGCAGTTCCGATCTGGGCAAGTTTCATGTTCGCCGGCACTATGCTGTGGGCGTTTTTTTATTTCAATCCGGACCCGGCTGTTACTGAGATGCTTTCCGGGGTACGGAAGGCGGAGGAGATCATTCCGTATTTTGTGATGAACTATGTGCCGGCCGGGCTGGCCGGGCTGATTGTTGCGGGGGCGCTTGCGGCGGCGATGTCTTCGTTGAGTTCCAGTATTAATGCGGCAAGTATGGTTTGGGTAGAGGATATCTATAAGCCCTATCTTGTGAAATCCCGGGACGACAGACATTACCTGAAGGTCGGGTTTGCTTCTGCCGGAATCGTTTCTCTGCTTATGGTCGGAGGGGCCTATTGGTTTTATAAGGCCGATGCGAATACCCTGAATGATTTGGCAACCATTATTTCCAGTATCTGTGCCGGTGGGATGCTGGGTATATTTCTGGTGGGTGTTTTGACGCGGTGCGGAGACCATAGGGCTGTATGGCTGGCCTTGGCTGTAAATGCGGTTGTGACTCTCTATATACTGCTGGATAACAAGGGGATTGTCCCGGATCGGTTTTCGTTATCCATCAATCTGTATTATACGGCTCTTGTTGGGAATCTGCTGACATTTTCCGCGGCCATGCTGGCCGGCGTTTTTTTTAAGTCCAACGTGAAGGATTTCACCAACTTGACGGTTTGGGACCAGGAAAAGAAGCCGCTGGTTTAA
- a CDS encoding LacI family DNA-binding transcriptional regulator, whose product MAATRGKMTLDAIADMAGVSKSTVSRVLNGVPGISLKTIKKVDRVVREVGYVPKPLHNRQGVRKPSNGARRSRSVAFVQLEASNHMHGTYFARLISGVSQALSENGLNMVFVQIKKGDPFPPAIRDGKVDGLLLTGAHPDLKTLETLSNFPSVWLSSSFAAGGDVVLVGNDDVGFLAAEYLTAGHFDCLAYLNPLPAYGVYRNRCDAFERMANQRGVKNVIGLESAQETYIENIGLSGLVKLVEPLVEDLLEKKGARIGLFIPDDMITAAAYPVLRRHGFHLGKDVQVLSCGDEGAYLLGLDPIPVTIDLNPELQGRQAVEQLLWRIQNPSDKLSFQSKITPEIIERKFSYI is encoded by the coding sequence ATGGCCGCTACGAGGGGAAAAATGACATTGGACGCAATAGCAGATATGGCAGGCGTATCGAAATCAACCGTTTCCAGGGTTCTGAACGGAGTTCCCGGGATTTCTCTCAAGACCATAAAAAAGGTCGACAGGGTTGTTCGGGAGGTGGGGTATGTTCCCAAGCCATTGCATAACCGGCAGGGAGTGCGAAAACCGTCAAATGGCGCTCGACGCAGTCGTTCGGTTGCTTTTGTTCAGCTGGAGGCAAGTAACCATATGCATGGAACCTATTTTGCCCGGTTAATCAGCGGAGTCAGCCAGGCGCTGTCCGAAAACGGGTTGAATATGGTTTTTGTTCAGATTAAGAAGGGCGATCCGTTTCCCCCTGCGATTCGTGACGGAAAGGTGGATGGATTGCTTCTTACCGGGGCTCACCCGGATCTGAAGACTCTGGAGACTCTTTCGAATTTTCCTTCTGTCTGGCTGTCTTCTTCTTTTGCGGCCGGCGGTGACGTTGTTCTGGTGGGCAATGATGATGTCGGCTTTCTGGCGGCAGAGTATTTGACGGCCGGGCATTTTGATTGTCTGGCGTATCTGAATCCGCTTCCGGCATACGGTGTGTACAGGAATCGTTGTGACGCTTTTGAGCGTATGGCAAATCAGCGCGGAGTGAAGAATGTCATCGGTCTGGAGTCGGCTCAGGAAACCTATATTGAAAATATTGGGTTAAGCGGGCTGGTGAAACTGGTGGAGCCTTTGGTTGAAGATCTTCTTGAAAAGAAAGGTGCCCGTATCGGTTTGTTTATTCCGGATGATATGATTACGGCAGCTGCCTATCCTGTCTTGAGAAGGCATGGGTTCCATCTGGGCAAAGATGTTCAGGTTCTCTCCTGCGGTGATGAAGGTGCTTACCTGCTGGGTTTGGATCCGATTCCTGTGACGATCGATTTGAACCCGGAGCTCCAGGGGCGGCAGGCGGTAGAGCAGTTGCTCTGGAGAATTCAGAATCCCAGCGACAAGCTTAGTTTTCAGTCAAAGATTACTCCGGAAATCATCGAGAGGAAATTTTCATATATATAG
- a CDS encoding LamG-like jellyroll fold domain-containing protein: protein MKIKKGVCLRMIVAGFAVCSTVVNAAPLVIANWNDEADPDYTVGVRDALTAGTLPALTVLSKFGAGALDLTDSSTQMSLEYDGNYSTDKGTFEVFINPADVVAGTGYYIYSVIFDASNRIYFRREMHSNGTQQRLFAYYQSAGTAAYVSTTWLDKETGPLALDEWHHIALTWDFTKGGGANELAIYIDGSRDGYNAAVLEEEWGSGVAPTTIGIGCYGTAAVAASAYLDSMKISDDVVYSGESVTVPTQEFDMPVPPIGSPLLIAHWNSTADADVAIGVSTAFAELNSVLPGIVSTPSVLGGGALNYTNDTPALYFDAANNFNASAGTFELFMNPVEGVASQKYYIYSMTPASGYRVYFRREVHLNGTQQRLWAYYESAGVSKYVATAWEFMSTGSLALGEWHHVAFTWDFTKGGGTNELAIFIDGSRAAYDATVTAEAWVDSVYPDGMRIDIGRYGTSAADKPGSFFDELRISGVVMYTGESYTIPANEFDFGADLDTDGDGIADWWETTYYGGPTNAVPDTLAASGRHTNLEAYIAGLAPWETFELSLFSGSQTNLVQWDGREGRTYWVYSTPDLVNEAFSFETNVSWEAAEFIDLVSSNSSKFYQVGVTKD from the coding sequence ATGAAGATTAAAAAGGGTGTGTGCCTGAGGATGATCGTTGCGGGGTTTGCTGTCTGTAGTACAGTAGTGAATGCGGCACCGTTGGTTATTGCCAACTGGAATGATGAAGCTGATCCCGATTATACGGTGGGTGTTCGTGATGCTCTGACGGCCGGGACTTTGCCGGCCCTGACTGTCTTGTCAAAATTCGGAGCCGGGGCGCTGGACCTGACCGACAGTTCGACGCAGATGTCGCTGGAATATGATGGAAACTATTCAACTGACAAGGGAACCTTTGAAGTTTTTATCAATCCTGCAGATGTTGTTGCCGGTACGGGGTATTATATCTATTCCGTGATTTTTGATGCCAGCAATCGAATCTATTTCCGAAGAGAAATGCACAGCAACGGGACTCAGCAACGGCTTTTTGCATATTATCAGTCAGCAGGAACTGCTGCTTATGTTTCAACCACGTGGCTGGATAAAGAGACCGGGCCGCTGGCGCTTGATGAGTGGCACCATATTGCATTGACCTGGGATTTCACCAAGGGCGGAGGAGCTAATGAGCTGGCGATTTACATTGATGGATCCAGGGATGGATATAATGCAGCCGTTCTTGAAGAAGAGTGGGGGAGCGGAGTAGCTCCGACCACGATTGGGATTGGATGTTACGGGACGGCAGCTGTTGCTGCGAGTGCCTACTTGGACAGCATGAAGATTTCGGATGATGTGGTATATTCCGGGGAAAGCGTAACGGTTCCGACTCAGGAATTTGATATGCCCGTTCCGCCGATTGGAAGTCCTTTGCTTATTGCGCATTGGAATTCTACAGCAGACGCAGATGTTGCTATCGGGGTTTCGACCGCTTTTGCGGAGCTGAACAGTGTTCTTCCGGGTATTGTTTCGACTCCTTCCGTTTTGGGCGGCGGTGCCTTGAATTACACGAACGATACTCCAGCGCTGTATTTTGATGCTGCCAATAATTTCAATGCATCTGCTGGAACATTTGAGTTGTTCATGAATCCGGTGGAGGGTGTTGCTTCGCAGAAATATTATATATATTCCATGACGCCAGCCAGCGGATACCGGGTCTATTTCCGGCGCGAAGTGCATTTGAACGGGACTCAGCAGCGGTTGTGGGCCTATTATGAGTCCGCGGGAGTTTCTAAATATGTGGCAACTGCTTGGGAGTTTATGAGCACGGGGTCTCTTGCGTTGGGCGAGTGGCATCATGTCGCCTTTACCTGGGATTTTACCAAGGGCGGGGGAACCAATGAACTGGCGATTTTTATTGATGGATCCCGAGCTGCGTATGATGCGACCGTTACTGCTGAAGCGTGGGTCGACTCGGTGTATCCGGACGGTATGAGAATTGATATCGGGCGGTATGGAACCAGTGCTGCTGACAAACCGGGATCATTCTTTGATGAGTTGAGAATTTCCGGCGTTGTGATGTATACCGGGGAATCGTATACGATTCCTGCAAATGAATTTGATTTCGGGGCAGATCTCGATACGGACGGCGATGGAATTGCAGACTGGTGGGAAACCACATATTACGGAGGTCCTACAAATGCGGTTCCTGATACATTGGCAGCAAGTGGGAGGCACACCAATCTGGAGGCATACATTGCCGGTCTGGCTCCGTGGGAGACTTTTGAGCTCTCTCTCTTTTCAGGCTCACAGACGAATCTGGTTCAGTGGGACGGACGTGAGGGTCGCACCTATTGGGTTTATTCAACACCGGATCTGGTGAATGAAGCGTTTTCGTTCGAGACGAATGTAAGCTGGGAGGCTGCGGAGTTTATTGATCTGGTGAGCTCTAACTCCTCTAAGTTTTATCAGGTTGGTGTAACAAAAGATTGA
- a CDS encoding LamG-like jellyroll fold domain-containing protein translates to MKHKQRSLLIAGTLLGLLAPTHASEYKELITGNNPIYYLTFDSQADSSAEFIDVNCVIPKENLQTNGNPPNKSASFNGLGAHIDLGSDLHTKLKGCHALSMEFWIYNAGLQHQKVLSLYSEDTVLLDFYLNYLQLYAAVRSQKKEAWSCATVPFHKANTWQHVVIIADFQNRSTRIYVDGTLRKDQEMTKWKNLQFDPGQATYHAAIGKMAKPTGKNPYLLGMLDEVAIYDHAIDTNPENILKRYQTGKPLNSKPLPPAPQERIIKYNNPELETAAGVGLGAWPLPMDFDLDGDNDLLVAVYDKPNNGLYLLENNGKPALTPPVRIGNNAKNVKIHNENGQSIVTTPGCVYPDFRNSLFKKPKKIDYTPDFPWQHFQQWTLIDLDNDGTEDLLISAMVDDMRREEGYRSNGTWAGGEQHGYIYFIKNFGTTEKPEYRNMGQLLSDGTPIDVYGWPTACYQDWDHDGDYDIICGEFLDKLHYFENISEGDEIKFAESRLLKYDGKAITIFGQMVWTTAIDWDQDDDIDLVVGEEDGTVSLLENTGTSLRGTPSFLPPQPIRQYAANLKAGVLATPNSVDWDADGDDDIICGDSNGRILFIENLSGGANPKWNVPQPLAANDIPIRIEAGYNGSIQGPCEAKWGYTVPLVTDWDMDGLPDILLNDIWGSVTWYKNIGTKTTPKLAAPKAVEVEWQGAPPKPAWNWWSPKGKEFVTQWRSSLQIADFSGDGLTDLIALDTEGYLSMYERKVIDNKVSLLPPKRIFYIQGISKFHWNGDPKPDETTDINAVAPLQINARDIGGSGRRKFVIVDWDLDGKLDLLTNSRTINFLKNVSQSKDKVVFKDMGCIISKQYTGHTTCPTVVYWQNDGVPDLLFGAEDGHFYFASNPYRNNTQR, encoded by the coding sequence ATGAAACACAAACAACGAAGCCTGCTTATTGCGGGAACACTGCTGGGCCTGCTTGCGCCAACCCACGCATCGGAATACAAAGAATTAATCACCGGCAACAACCCGATTTACTACCTCACCTTTGATTCCCAAGCTGACAGCAGTGCCGAATTCATTGACGTCAACTGCGTTATCCCGAAAGAAAACCTGCAAACCAACGGCAACCCCCCTAACAAATCCGCCTCATTCAACGGCCTTGGCGCACACATAGATCTGGGATCAGACCTGCACACCAAACTAAAAGGCTGCCACGCACTCAGCATGGAATTCTGGATTTACAACGCCGGATTGCAGCACCAGAAAGTTCTCTCCCTCTACTCCGAAGATACCGTACTGCTGGACTTTTACCTGAACTACCTTCAGCTTTACGCCGCAGTGCGCAGCCAAAAGAAAGAAGCATGGAGCTGCGCCACCGTTCCTTTCCACAAAGCCAATACCTGGCAGCACGTCGTCATCATTGCAGACTTCCAAAACAGATCCACCAGGATATACGTCGATGGCACTCTCCGGAAGGACCAGGAAATGACCAAATGGAAAAACCTCCAGTTTGACCCCGGACAGGCAACCTACCATGCCGCAATCGGAAAGATGGCAAAACCCACCGGAAAGAATCCATACCTTTTGGGAATGCTGGATGAAGTGGCAATCTACGATCACGCCATCGACACAAATCCAGAAAACATTCTGAAACGCTACCAAACCGGCAAACCGCTCAACAGCAAACCGCTTCCGCCCGCACCGCAGGAGCGAATTATTAAATACAACAACCCCGAACTTGAAACCGCAGCCGGTGTCGGCCTCGGAGCCTGGCCGCTCCCAATGGATTTTGATCTAGATGGAGACAACGATCTGCTGGTTGCAGTCTACGACAAACCCAACAACGGCCTCTACCTGCTTGAAAACAACGGGAAACCGGCCCTTACCCCTCCCGTCCGAATCGGAAACAATGCCAAGAACGTCAAAATCCACAATGAAAACGGACAAAGTATCGTGACTACTCCGGGATGTGTATACCCGGACTTCCGAAACAGCCTGTTCAAGAAACCGAAGAAAATAGACTACACCCCCGACTTTCCCTGGCAACACTTTCAGCAGTGGACCCTGATTGACCTGGACAACGACGGCACGGAAGACCTCCTGATTTCTGCCATGGTTGACGACATGCGACGAGAAGAAGGCTATCGCTCCAACGGAACCTGGGCCGGCGGAGAACAGCATGGGTATATTTACTTTATCAAGAACTTCGGAACCACCGAAAAACCGGAATACAGAAACATGGGGCAACTGCTTTCCGATGGAACCCCCATCGATGTTTACGGATGGCCCACCGCGTGTTACCAGGACTGGGACCATGACGGAGACTACGACATCATCTGCGGAGAGTTCCTCGATAAACTCCATTACTTCGAAAATATTTCCGAAGGCGATGAAATTAAATTCGCAGAATCGCGGCTCCTGAAATACGACGGAAAAGCCATCACCATCTTTGGTCAAATGGTATGGACCACCGCAATCGACTGGGACCAAGACGACGATATCGACCTGGTTGTCGGAGAAGAAGACGGCACAGTCAGCCTGCTGGAAAACACGGGAACATCCCTCCGCGGAACCCCATCTTTCCTCCCTCCGCAGCCTATCAGACAATACGCAGCCAATCTGAAAGCCGGCGTACTCGCCACCCCCAACAGCGTTGACTGGGATGCCGACGGAGACGACGATATCATTTGCGGAGACAGCAACGGCCGCATACTCTTTATTGAAAACCTGTCCGGAGGAGCAAATCCGAAATGGAATGTACCCCAGCCGCTCGCTGCCAACGACATTCCCATCCGGATCGAAGCTGGATACAACGGATCCATTCAGGGCCCCTGCGAAGCCAAATGGGGCTACACCGTCCCCCTCGTCACCGATTGGGATATGGACGGCCTACCGGATATCCTGCTGAATGACATCTGGGGAAGCGTTACCTGGTACAAGAACATCGGCACCAAAACCACCCCGAAACTTGCCGCGCCGAAAGCCGTGGAAGTTGAATGGCAGGGCGCTCCCCCGAAACCTGCGTGGAACTGGTGGTCTCCGAAAGGAAAAGAGTTTGTCACTCAATGGCGAAGCAGCCTTCAGATAGCAGACTTTTCCGGTGACGGTCTAACGGATCTTATCGCGCTGGATACCGAAGGGTACCTGTCCATGTACGAACGAAAGGTCATCGACAACAAGGTCTCGCTGCTGCCGCCAAAGAGAATTTTCTACATACAGGGTATTTCTAAATTTCACTGGAACGGCGATCCCAAACCCGATGAAACCACAGATATCAATGCAGTTGCTCCACTGCAGATCAACGCCAGAGATATCGGCGGAAGCGGAAGAAGAAAATTTGTCATTGTCGACTGGGATCTGGACGGGAAACTGGACCTGTTAACCAACAGTCGCACCATCAACTTCCTGAAAAATGTTTCCCAATCAAAAGATAAGGTGGTCTTTAAAGACATGGGATGCATTATTTCCAAACAGTACACGGGTCACACCACATGCCCAACGGTAGTCTATTGGCAAAACGACGGAGTTCCGGACCTGCTGTTCGGCGCAGAAGACGGACACTTCTATTTCGCCTCAAATCCATACAGGAATAACACCCAACGCTAG
- a CDS encoding Gfo/Idh/MocA family protein, whose protein sequence is MKFIILGAGSRGSAYARHILENKDRARVVAVAEPDPVRRSSLADLHGVGEENRFSEWKEVAEKDRFADAVVIAVQDDMHLESTLAFLKKGYHVLLEKPLAPSVEDCCRIYMAAKASGVLFAVCHVLRYTTYTAKMKTLLDQGVIGDIVSMQHLEPVGYYHQAHSFVRGNWRNEKMSSPMLLAKACHDLDWIRYIMDSRCESITSFGNLRHFKIENAPENSAERCLDCACETECPYSAKKIYIKRAEAGDLDWPNRTITNDLTLEGVRSAIETGPYGRCVYRCDNDVVDHQVVNMLFEDGRTASFTMTAFTDMVGRKTRVFGTKGCMEGDQDHIKILDFLTDEEVEIETSPEDSTILGGHGGGDKGLIDAFINAVETGDRSQIISGAEETIESHMMVFAAERSRRERAVVNMREFTAEHLESSSVNAGCKSEK, encoded by the coding sequence ATGAAGTTTATTATTTTAGGAGCCGGATCTCGAGGGTCTGCATATGCAAGACACATTCTCGAAAACAAGGATCGTGCACGGGTGGTAGCTGTTGCTGAGCCCGATCCCGTCCGGCGGTCCAGTCTGGCAGACCTGCATGGGGTCGGTGAAGAAAATCGGTTTTCAGAATGGAAAGAGGTTGCAGAGAAAGACAGGTTTGCGGATGCCGTGGTGATTGCGGTTCAGGATGACATGCATCTGGAATCAACCCTGGCGTTCTTAAAAAAAGGATACCACGTCCTGTTGGAAAAACCATTGGCGCCGAGTGTTGAAGACTGTTGTCGAATCTATATGGCTGCGAAAGCTTCCGGGGTCCTGTTTGCGGTATGCCATGTGCTGAGGTATACCACGTATACTGCAAAGATGAAGACTCTTCTGGATCAAGGGGTTATTGGAGATATTGTTTCCATGCAGCATCTGGAGCCGGTCGGTTATTATCATCAGGCACACTCGTTTGTTCGCGGCAACTGGCGCAACGAAAAGATGTCTTCGCCGATGCTTCTTGCAAAAGCATGCCACGATCTGGACTGGATTCGATATATCATGGATTCGCGGTGCGAGAGCATAACTTCATTTGGCAATCTGAGACATTTCAAAATAGAAAATGCTCCTGAAAACTCTGCCGAGCGGTGTCTTGACTGTGCCTGTGAAACTGAATGCCCGTATTCTGCAAAAAAAATATATATCAAACGAGCTGAGGCGGGAGATTTAGACTGGCCTAACCGTACAATTACCAATGACCTGACGCTGGAGGGGGTGCGCTCAGCTATTGAGACAGGGCCTTACGGCCGCTGTGTCTACCGGTGTGACAATGACGTAGTGGATCATCAGGTTGTTAATATGTTGTTTGAAGACGGAAGGACCGCTTCGTTTACGATGACTGCGTTCACCGATATGGTGGGCAGAAAAACGCGGGTTTTCGGGACGAAAGGGTGTATGGAGGGAGATCAGGATCACATTAAAATCCTGGATTTTCTGACAGACGAAGAGGTTGAAATTGAGACATCTCCCGAAGATTCAACGATTCTAGGAGGGCATGGCGGCGGCGATAAAGGACTGATTGATGCGTTTATTAATGCTGTGGAAACCGGCGATCGGAGCCAAATCATCTCTGGAGCGGAAGAAACCATCGAATCGCATATGATGGTGTTTGCCGCTGAAAGGAGTCGGAGGGAACGCGCGGTTGTAAATATGAGAGAATTTACTGCTGAGCACCTGGAATCTTCCTCCGTGAACGCAGGATGTAAGAGTGAGAAATGA